From the genome of Candidatus Poribacteria bacterium:
TTAATTCGGGATATATCAAAGGACATCTGATGCTCGGTCTACTATATCAACAGTCCGATCAGCCAAACGAATCTGCGCACCATCTGGAAATCGCCCGTCAACTCGCTGAAAAAGCGACTGAAATGACCCCAAATGCGCAAAATCTCAACATGCTCGGCGCGATTTATCTTGCCATGAAAGATTATAATCGGGCTGAAGCCACTTTTCAGAAGGCTCTTAAACTGACACCCGATAACAAACAGGCACAAGCATACCTTCATCAGGTGCGCGAGGCGAAAAAGAAGGAGTCAGACTAATCTTGAGGTGATTCCAACAACCGTCAGTTATTAGTAAAAGAGACTTTCGGTTAATCAAACATCTCTTTGCTGACTGCTAATGGCTAATCGCTGACAGCCTATTATGCGCTACACAATCTGTCTATTTCTCACAACCTGTTTAATTAATGCCTTCTGCTGGGCGGATACCGAAGGTAAAATTTCATTTACTGCTGTCACAGAAGAGGCAGGTATCCAGTTTCAGCACGTTGACGGCCGGAGCGGGCAGCGGTATTTTTTGGAAACGGTTGGATCGGGTGTCGCTTTTTTTGACTATGACGACGACGGTTTGCTGGATATATATTTCGTTAACAGCGCAGATTTGCCCGGCTCTCATTCACCTACACTCCCCACCAATCGACTTTATCATAACAACGGCGACGGCACTTTCACGGATGTCACGGAACAAGTAGGCGTTGGAGATACCGGTTACGGTGCGGCTTGCGCTGCCGCTGACTACGACAACGACGGCGATCTGGATTTATATGTGACGAATTTTGGTGCGAATGTGCTTTACCGAAACAACGGCGATAGCACTTTCACGGATGTCACACAGTACGCCGGGGTCGGAGACAACCGTTGGAGTCTTGGCTGCGCCTTCGCCGATTATGACAGCGACGGCTTTGTTGACTTGTACGTCGCTAACTACATCGACTTTGACTTTGAAACGCATATCAACTGCACACAAAAAGGCGTGGCGACTTACTGCCCACCGGAAAGCTTTGAAGGTTCACCAGACACCTTATATCGCAATAATGGCGATGGCACGTTTACCGATGTCACCACCACTGCCGGAGTCTATAATAAAGACGGAAAAGGGATGGGAGTCGTGTTCGGGGATTACGACAACGATGGAGACGTAGATTGTTATGTCGGCAACGATGCCGGGGAGAATTTTCTCTATCACAACAACGGTGATGGGACATTCACAAATGTCGGCTGGATGGCAGGCGTGGAGGCTGACGAAAACGGGAACGTACAGGGAACAATGGGGGTCGATTTTGGAGATTATGACAATGATGGCCGCTTAGACCTCATCGCCGTCAACTATCAGCAACAACCGAATGCCCTCTATCGCAACGATAACGGCAGCTTCTTCACAGATGTATCGTTTGTGGCGGGTATGGCTGAGAGTCTCCCCTATGTCGGTTGGGGTGCCGATTTTTTCGATGTAGACAACGACGGGGACAAAGACCTGCTCATCGCCAACGGTCATCTTCAAGACACGGTCGAACAATACGACGACACAACGACCTATCCGCAGCAGAACTACCTCTTGATTAACAACGGACAGGGACGCTTTGTTAATGTCTCAATGAAAGCCGGAAGTGGGTTACAGGCACGCGAGGTGAGTCGAGGTCTTGCCACTGGGGATTACGATAACGACGGTGACTTGGACGTGCTAATCTCCAACGCCAATGATACCCCGCAACTCCTTCGCAACGATAGTGAAAATCACGGCAATTGGATTCTGATTCATACGATTGGGACGCGGAGCAATCGGGCAGGTATCGGCGCACGGGTAAAAATTCAGACCGGCGATTCGATTCAGATTGATGAAGTACGG
Proteins encoded in this window:
- a CDS encoding CRTAC1 family protein; this encodes MRYTICLFLTTCLINAFCWADTEGKISFTAVTEEAGIQFQHVDGRSGQRYFLETVGSGVAFFDYDDDGLLDIYFVNSADLPGSHSPTLPTNRLYHNNGDGTFTDVTEQVGVGDTGYGAACAAADYDNDGDLDLYVTNFGANVLYRNNGDSTFTDVTQYAGVGDNRWSLGCAFADYDSDGFVDLYVANYIDFDFETHINCTQKGVATYCPPESFEGSPDTLYRNNGDGTFTDVTTTAGVYNKDGKGMGVVFGDYDNDGDVDCYVGNDAGENFLYHNNGDGTFTNVGWMAGVEADENGNVQGTMGVDFGDYDNDGRLDLIAVNYQQQPNALYRNDNGSFFTDVSFVAGMAESLPYVGWGADFFDVDNDGDKDLLIANGHLQDTVEQYDDTTTYPQQNYLLINNGQGRFVNVSMKAGSGLQAREVSRGLATGDYDNDGDLDVLISNANDTPQLLRNDSENHGNWILIHTIGTRSNRAGIGARVKIQTGDSIQIDEVRGGSGYLSQNDLRLHFGIGTHKRIDSIEVSWPSGVVDTIRDVVPNQILTITESATQ